A section of the Elizabethkingia anophelis R26 genome encodes:
- the bshC gene encoding bacillithiol biosynthesis cysteine-adding enzyme BshC: MADCRFNIDFRDIPSIPEMLKDYLDGNLSAYHGLQFSKDNSLAQANKKSRNYPSKHREVLTEVLTKQMRNIAISAKQMQNIELLRKENTFTVTTGHQLNLFTGPVFFIYKILQTIKTAKYLNENNEGKNFVPVFWMATEDHDFDEINHFKTEGNFYQIQEKSGGAVGRIKSSDLSFLDLFEKEFKDFTYGTELVRWAKEAYQEGRSLTLATRILVNRIFGDSGLLILNGDDKKLKALAAPVFRKELLENSLYENSKETVDVLVNKYGKVQVNPREINLFYLRDESRDRIEKTGESYHVVDTDISFNEEEILAELNANPQRFSPNAVLRPAYQETVLPNIIYIGGNAEIMYWLELKKFFEAIDVEFPILVPRNSLAFITEKTLRKIQKLDLCVENFFGNYQEVVHSKLLGKTSLQPLLEKKEENIKSIFSELKKQAETTDKTFGNLVAAEEVRQLKSFERMHKRLLRAEKIVQADLYQRYNQLYEVVNPAGVWQERKINFSNFYAENGRDWLKTCYENIEVAHPELTVVVL, encoded by the coding sequence ATGGCAGATTGTCGTTTTAATATTGATTTCAGGGACATACCAAGCATTCCTGAAATGTTGAAGGATTACCTGGATGGTAATCTTTCAGCATACCACGGATTACAATTCAGTAAAGATAATTCCTTAGCACAGGCAAATAAAAAATCCAGAAACTATCCTTCCAAACACAGGGAAGTTCTTACAGAGGTTCTGACGAAGCAGATGCGAAATATAGCTATTAGCGCCAAGCAGATGCAAAATATCGAGCTATTGCGTAAGGAGAATACTTTTACTGTGACCACAGGACATCAGTTAAACCTGTTTACCGGGCCGGTATTCTTTATCTATAAAATTCTTCAGACCATAAAAACCGCCAAATACCTGAATGAGAATAATGAAGGAAAAAACTTCGTTCCGGTATTCTGGATGGCAACAGAAGATCATGATTTTGATGAAATTAACCATTTTAAAACAGAAGGTAATTTCTATCAGATTCAGGAAAAATCAGGCGGAGCAGTAGGGCGGATCAAGTCCTCAGATCTTTCATTTCTGGATCTTTTTGAAAAAGAATTTAAAGATTTTACATACGGAACCGAATTAGTCCGTTGGGCAAAGGAAGCATATCAGGAAGGGAGATCGCTAACCCTTGCTACAAGAATTTTGGTTAACCGGATTTTTGGAGATTCGGGATTATTAATTCTTAATGGAGATGATAAGAAACTAAAAGCATTGGCAGCTCCTGTTTTCAGAAAAGAGCTACTGGAAAATAGTCTTTATGAGAATTCTAAAGAAACTGTTGATGTTCTGGTTAACAAATATGGTAAGGTTCAGGTTAATCCAAGAGAAATAAACCTTTTTTACCTTAGAGATGAGTCCAGAGACAGGATTGAAAAGACTGGTGAATCTTATCATGTTGTAGATACGGATATTAGTTTTAATGAAGAAGAAATATTAGCAGAACTGAATGCCAACCCTCAGCGGTTTAGCCCAAATGCAGTTCTGAGACCAGCATATCAGGAAACTGTTTTACCTAATATCATTTATATAGGTGGGAATGCGGAGATTATGTACTGGCTGGAACTTAAGAAATTCTTTGAAGCAATAGATGTAGAATTTCCGATTTTAGTACCCAGAAATTCACTGGCCTTTATCACAGAAAAAACACTTCGTAAAATTCAGAAACTAGACTTATGTGTAGAAAATTTCTTTGGAAATTATCAGGAAGTTGTTCACAGTAAACTGCTCGGGAAAACATCTCTGCAGCCATTGCTGGAAAAAAAAGAAGAAAATATTAAATCTATATTCAGCGAGCTGAAAAAGCAAGCCGAAACAACTGATAAAACATTTGGTAACCTTGTGGCAGCGGAAGAAGTCCGTCAGCTGAAATCTTTCGAGAGAATGCATAAAAGATTGCTTCGTGCAGAAAAAATTGTGCAGGCAGATCTCTATCAGCGCTACAACCAGTTATATGAAGTAGTAAACCCTGCCGGAGTATGGCAGGAACGTAAAATTAATTTTAGTAACTTCTATGCTGAAAATGGACGCGACTGGCTTAAAACTTGTTACGAGAATATCGAAGTTGCCCATCCTGAATTAACAGTGGTGGTTTTATAA
- a CDS encoding RagB/SusD family nutrient uptake outer membrane protein — protein MKNIKYIITIIGLFITVLACSEEYLNEPKPTDVVSPDIVYGSYEGAKAHIAGILRRTRGQFLNTENGNLGSMYFAREVKGNISALSGSWFRNDYENNFREPNSSRSQFSWNFPYYLINQVNSFIEGVEASTAISEDNKKILLGQAYTMRAYFYFELSLEFQHTYTYDPNLQAPPIYTKSNATAGQAMSTMKDMYKLITDDLERAISIGSLNRDNRSYFSKAVSYGTAARVYQVMGNWPKAQEYANKAYGGNVDVVLSPQFYASGFDDMNRGNEWLLADPQQADQSSYYWLAPHAFYTRTESAYNNTFINKSFVALFSPTDVRNQFFKTGAGITDYREWYTRKFKFAFTSHLVLMRTPEMILIEAEAMYKQGNDAGAHSLLYKLQKNRDAQAVKSSNVGAALYEEILTERKKELYGEIGVEWYDAKRLRRGLPRDIWHRVNLSNNPMLPDDKRFFLKIPQSEIDANPNIPKDINNNR, from the coding sequence ATGAAAAATATTAAATATATAATAACGATTATTGGGCTTTTCATTACAGTATTAGCTTGTAGTGAGGAATATCTGAATGAACCTAAACCAACAGATGTTGTATCTCCGGATATAGTATACGGATCATATGAAGGAGCCAAGGCTCACATCGCCGGAATATTAAGACGAACAAGAGGTCAGTTTTTGAATACTGAAAACGGAAATCTGGGATCCATGTATTTTGCCAGAGAGGTGAAAGGGAATATCAGTGCGCTTAGTGGTAGTTGGTTCAGGAATGACTATGAAAATAATTTTAGAGAGCCAAATTCTAGCAGATCTCAATTCAGCTGGAATTTTCCGTACTATCTAATTAATCAGGTAAACTCATTTATTGAAGGTGTGGAGGCAAGTACAGCTATATCAGAGGATAATAAGAAAATATTATTAGGACAAGCTTATACTATGAGAGCTTATTTTTATTTTGAACTTAGTTTAGAATTTCAGCATACTTATACTTATGATCCAAATCTACAAGCTCCACCAATATATACAAAGTCTAATGCTACGGCTGGTCAGGCAATGAGTACGATGAAGGATATGTATAAATTAATTACGGATGATTTGGAAAGAGCCATTAGCATTGGTTCTTTAAATAGAGATAACAGATCTTATTTCAGTAAAGCGGTTTCATATGGTACAGCTGCAAGAGTATATCAGGTGATGGGAAATTGGCCTAAAGCTCAGGAATATGCTAATAAAGCATACGGAGGAAATGTGGATGTGGTCCTAAGTCCTCAATTTTATGCATCAGGTTTTGATGATATGAATAGAGGTAATGAATGGTTGCTGGCAGATCCGCAGCAAGCAGATCAATCCAGTTATTATTGGTTGGCACCACACGCATTTTATACCCGAACGGAGAGTGCTTACAATAATACTTTTATTAACAAGTCCTTTGTTGCGCTTTTCTCTCCAACGGATGTCAGGAATCAGTTTTTTAAAACAGGTGCCGGGATTACGGATTATAGAGAATGGTATACCCGGAAATTTAAGTTTGCTTTTACTTCCCATTTGGTTTTAATGAGAACTCCTGAGATGATTTTGATCGAAGCAGAGGCAATGTATAAGCAAGGAAATGATGCAGGAGCTCATAGTTTGTTATACAAGTTACAAAAGAATAGAGATGCTCAGGCCGTAAAGTCATCAAATGTTGGAGCAGCACTGTATGAAGAGATTTTGACAGAACGGAAAAAGGAGCTATACGGAGAAATAGGAGTGGAATGGTATGATGCTAAAAGATTGAGAAGAGGGCTTCCAAGAGATATCTGGCATAGAGTTAATCTCTCAAATAATCCGATGTTACCAGATGATAAACGTTTCTTTCTAAAAATTCCACAATCAGAAATTGATGCAAATCCCAATATTCCTAAAGATATAAACAATAACAGGTAA
- a CDS encoding LysM peptidoglycan-binding domain-containing protein, translating into MKKLFISALSVFWLSASAQKTHTVIAKDNPYSISKKYGLTLDQFYALNPEVKNKTLDIGDIVVISKTGKNVTETVTTKTTTGQIAVKQGQSLYAISRDYHVSLADIKKLNPELGEGLQIGQKINLPAANIKKYGTADVFAEPAVQEKKHEEKSVETSAKTENYLVQPKDTYYKITKKFNLSQKDLFRMNPGLEEKGLQPGVSINVGSGSVVAETIKPEEKPKVSKIDEAPAEQPKRETIKTEAVADDITYTVQPGDTIFGILNKFGVSLDQLIELNPQLSNGLKAGMVLKIKKSDDSSFIKSSGDALNVVLLLPFGFDTNDAKYRNAALDFLTGAKLAIQRNVAKGQKLNINVIDEGSESSFQKALTSINKDNTDLIVGPFFKSDVVELMSYVSSKKIPVISPFANSKDLYKYGNLIIIETDASIYAERIAKEVSDAYNGEKIYIVGDAYAEDIRTRLEKSLKKPNIAIVANPNDIQVEKNMMTGQSAPVIAVLASDSEATKSSFTNRMVSLGKEVSGVKAFSMFYSNDFDKKETDLGKVNLVYIMDRKINTDGSFEKEVLAQYNAKFCKSPSKYAVVGFDVMNDALSRENSKGEIFRQMGKTQTHLATKFEYEKTKEGAYVNKGYRVIRLNP; encoded by the coding sequence ATGAAGAAATTATTTATATCAGCATTATCTGTTTTTTGGCTTTCTGCATCCGCACAAAAGACACATACAGTAATAGCTAAAGATAATCCGTATAGCATTTCCAAAAAATATGGTCTTACGCTGGATCAGTTCTATGCACTGAATCCGGAAGTGAAAAACAAAACTTTGGATATTGGAGATATCGTTGTGATATCCAAAACAGGAAAAAATGTTACTGAAACAGTAACAACCAAAACAACTACAGGACAGATAGCTGTAAAACAAGGGCAATCCTTGTATGCTATTTCAAGAGATTATCATGTTTCATTAGCAGATATTAAAAAACTGAACCCTGAATTAGGAGAAGGACTGCAAATCGGACAGAAGATTAATCTGCCTGCTGCAAATATTAAGAAATATGGTACTGCTGATGTTTTTGCAGAGCCTGCAGTTCAGGAAAAGAAACACGAAGAAAAATCAGTAGAAACATCTGCTAAAACAGAAAATTATTTGGTTCAGCCAAAAGATACTTACTATAAGATTACCAAGAAATTCAATCTTTCTCAGAAAGATTTATTCCGTATGAATCCGGGACTGGAAGAGAAAGGTCTTCAGCCCGGAGTATCTATAAATGTAGGAAGTGGAAGTGTTGTAGCTGAAACTATAAAACCTGAAGAAAAGCCAAAGGTTTCAAAAATAGATGAAGCCCCTGCAGAGCAGCCTAAACGTGAAACTATAAAAACTGAAGCTGTAGCAGACGATATTACTTATACCGTTCAGCCGGGAGATACTATTTTTGGTATTCTGAATAAATTTGGAGTAAGCCTGGATCAGTTAATAGAACTGAACCCACAGCTTTCAAACGGATTAAAAGCAGGAATGGTTCTTAAAATTAAGAAATCTGATGACAGTTCATTTATCAAATCTTCAGGTGATGCACTGAACGTTGTTCTGTTGTTGCCGTTCGGATTCGATACCAATGATGCGAAATACAGAAATGCTGCACTGGACTTTTTAACAGGTGCTAAACTGGCAATCCAGAGGAATGTAGCAAAAGGACAAAAGTTAAATATTAATGTCATTGACGAAGGGAGTGAATCTTCGTTTCAGAAAGCATTAACTTCCATTAATAAGGATAATACCGATCTTATTGTAGGGCCATTCTTCAAATCTGATGTTGTAGAACTAATGTCCTATGTTTCCTCAAAGAAAATTCCGGTAATATCTCCTTTTGCAAATTCTAAGGATTTGTATAAATATGGTAACCTTATCATTATAGAAACAGATGCTTCTATTTACGCTGAGAGAATAGCTAAAGAAGTTTCAGATGCTTATAACGGAGAGAAGATATACATTGTGGGAGATGCTTATGCTGAAGACATCCGCACAAGATTAGAAAAATCTCTTAAGAAACCAAATATTGCAATCGTAGCAAATCCTAATGATATTCAGGTAGAAAAGAATATGATGACGGGACAATCTGCTCCTGTAATTGCAGTATTAGCATCGGACAGTGAAGCTACAAAATCTTCTTTTACCAACAGAATGGTTTCTTTGGGTAAAGAAGTTTCAGGAGTAAAGGCGTTCAGTATGTTTTATTCCAATGATTTTGATAAAAAAGAAACAGATCTGGGTAAAGTAAACTTGGTTTACATTATGGACAGAAAAATTAATACTGATGGTAGCTTCGAAAAAGAAGTATTGGCACAGTATAATGCCAAGTTCTGTAAATCACCATCTAAATATGCGGTTGTAGGCTTTGATGTAATGAACGATGCTCTTTCCAGAGAAAACTCCAAAGGAGAAATTTTCAGACAAATGGGCAAAACTCAGACGCATTTAGCAACCAAATTTGAATACGAAAAAACAAAAGAAGGAGCTTATGTTAATAAAGGATATCGTGTAATACGACTAAATCCTTAA
- a CDS encoding SusC/RagA family TonB-linked outer membrane protein codes for MKVKLHMLSVGVLFFIGQGLLAQKKKPDTTSIKDIEEVVVVAFGKQKKEAIVGSVATVDKRIIETQQATSILGALQGTVTGVNVIAAGGMPGDNPSIYIRGVSSINASTQPLIIVDGSPYGGNINSIPQDQVESMSVLKDASATALYGSRGANGVIIITTKKGRLNVKPKVNVTSLIGVSSSAVKFHEVLKAEDFMKYTWQAIRNARIVSNGQTPDAAAQYATNNIINTLGYNPYNVVNPIDDKGNVVANAKLLWDTDWERELINNSALKQEHRLNISGGSENTTYFIGADYLDMYGNIKTSRFERLGFRANVDSKVNTWLKVGLNTSFSASSQNYPMQSGSAFQSPIQWVYTLSGIYPVYMRDEKGNIILDAFGRSQYDYGDNAVSGRPVNAQRPLLANENALGALYNNKIRYNRYDTFINGYAEVTLTDYLKLRSQGSFQLYNYDSYSYTHYAYGAAASVKGRVSQSRDLTKTINWTNSLDFNKSFGKHNVNAQAIFELMDYRFDALSAQGTGFLPEVYVLNGKTVSEGVGGYINQERLVGYLGRLGYNYANKYFIEGSVRNDGSTRFASEVRWGTFYSVGGAWVVSQEKFFKNKIVNYLKLKSSYGELGNNGTDGYFPYVMSFATGWNQLGQTGVLLGGARDYFLTWEKTASLNAGAEIGFLKNRITVNVDYFNKRSIDLIYAKPLPGSTGNTSITTNVGALRNYGWEFDISSLNISSDKFQWRTSLNLTFEKNRITKLTQESFINGTKRWEVGSSLYDFFLVEWAGVDTKTGMGTWWYDKKDAQGNVTREKTTDYNLANAEASKRYMGSSLPKFRGGFTNSFKYGSFDLNALFNFSFGSYIYDSSYASLMSGFSSPGNQQSVDVKNAWQKPGDITNVPVNIMANNQNNALSSRFLFKNDFIRLKSLTFGYNVKEDLLETMGVSSMRVFLQGDNVWTWQSHKGIDPEQSLAGTTNSRSYNLRTISLGFSIGF; via the coding sequence ATGAAAGTAAAATTACACATGCTTAGTGTAGGTGTCTTGTTCTTTATAGGACAAGGGTTACTAGCACAAAAGAAAAAGCCGGATACAACTTCCATTAAAGACATAGAAGAAGTTGTGGTTGTAGCCTTTGGAAAACAAAAGAAGGAGGCAATAGTAGGTTCAGTAGCAACTGTTGATAAAAGGATAATTGAAACCCAACAGGCAACAAGTATTTTAGGAGCACTTCAGGGAACTGTAACAGGTGTGAATGTAATAGCAGCAGGTGGTATGCCTGGTGATAATCCTTCTATTTATATAAGAGGGGTTTCTTCTATTAATGCTAGTACTCAGCCTTTAATTATTGTAGACGGGTCACCTTATGGTGGGAATATCAATTCTATTCCACAGGATCAGGTGGAATCAATGAGTGTGCTGAAGGATGCATCTGCTACTGCTTTGTACGGATCAAGAGGTGCTAATGGTGTTATTATTATAACCACCAAAAAGGGAAGGTTAAATGTGAAACCAAAAGTTAATGTTACTTCTTTAATCGGGGTATCTTCATCTGCTGTGAAATTTCATGAAGTATTGAAGGCAGAAGATTTTATGAAGTATACCTGGCAGGCAATAAGAAATGCAAGAATTGTTAGTAATGGACAGACGCCAGATGCGGCCGCACAATATGCTACAAATAATATAATAAATACATTAGGCTATAATCCCTATAATGTTGTCAATCCTATTGATGATAAAGGTAATGTCGTGGCTAATGCTAAATTGTTATGGGATACTGATTGGGAAAGAGAGCTTATCAATAATTCAGCTCTCAAGCAGGAACACAGACTGAATATCTCAGGGGGTAGTGAGAATACAACCTATTTTATAGGTGCAGATTATCTGGATATGTATGGAAATATTAAAACATCAAGATTTGAACGATTAGGTTTCAGGGCTAATGTTGACTCAAAGGTTAATACATGGCTGAAGGTAGGGTTGAATACGTCATTTAGTGCCTCTTCTCAAAATTATCCAATGCAATCAGGAAGTGCTTTTCAAAGTCCAATACAATGGGTTTATACTTTGTCTGGTATTTATCCTGTTTATATGAGAGATGAAAAAGGGAATATTATTTTAGATGCTTTTGGCAGATCACAATACGATTATGGTGATAATGCTGTTTCGGGGAGACCTGTAAATGCACAGCGTCCTTTGCTGGCAAATGAAAACGCTCTTGGGGCACTATATAATAATAAAATCCGGTATAACAGATATGATACCTTTATTAACGGATATGCAGAAGTAACCCTTACAGATTATCTAAAGCTAAGGTCTCAGGGATCATTTCAGCTATATAATTATGACAGTTATTCTTATACACATTATGCATATGGAGCTGCTGCAAGTGTTAAAGGAAGAGTTTCCCAGAGCAGAGATTTGACGAAAACTATAAACTGGACAAATAGTTTAGACTTCAATAAAAGTTTTGGGAAGCATAATGTTAATGCTCAAGCCATATTTGAATTAATGGATTATAGATTTGATGCCCTTAGTGCACAGGGAACAGGGTTTCTGCCAGAAGTATATGTTTTAAATGGAAAAACAGTTTCCGAGGGAGTTGGAGGATATATTAATCAGGAAAGACTGGTAGGTTATTTGGGACGATTAGGATATAATTATGCTAATAAATATTTTATTGAAGGATCTGTCAGAAATGATGGTTCAACAAGATTTGCTTCTGAAGTCAGGTGGGGAACTTTTTATTCTGTAGGAGGAGCTTGGGTTGTTAGTCAGGAAAAATTTTTCAAAAATAAGATCGTCAATTACTTAAAGCTTAAATCTTCCTATGGGGAATTAGGTAATAATGGAACGGATGGATATTTTCCTTATGTGATGTCCTTTGCAACGGGTTGGAATCAACTTGGGCAGACAGGTGTTTTGTTGGGTGGAGCAAGAGACTATTTTCTTACATGGGAGAAAACGGCTTCTTTAAATGCTGGAGCCGAAATAGGCTTTCTAAAAAACCGAATAACGGTAAATGTAGATTACTTTAATAAAAGATCTATAGACCTAATATATGCTAAGCCTTTACCTGGATCTACCGGAAATACTTCGATTACGACTAATGTAGGAGCGCTGAGAAATTACGGATGGGAGTTCGATATTTCTTCATTAAATATTAGTTCTGATAAATTCCAGTGGAGAACTAGTCTTAATCTCACATTTGAAAAAAATAGAATAACAAAACTTACTCAGGAATCATTTATCAATGGAACCAAAAGATGGGAGGTAGGTTCGTCATTGTATGATTTCTTTTTGGTTGAATGGGCAGGAGTTGATACTAAAACCGGAATGGGCACTTGGTGGTATGATAAGAAAGACGCACAAGGAAATGTAACAAGAGAAAAAACTACCGATTATAATTTGGCTAATGCAGAAGCTAGTAAAAGGTATATGGGGAGTTCCTTACCCAAATTCAGAGGTGGTTTTACCAATTCTTTCAAATACGGAAGTTTCGATTTGAATGCTTTGTTTAACTTTTCATTTGGCTCTTATATATATGATTCTTCTTACGCATCTCTAATGTCAGGATTCTCATCGCCTGGAAATCAGCAGTCTGTAGATGTCAAAAATGCATGGCAAAAACCAGGGGATATTACAAATGTACCTGTTAATATCATGGCTAATAATCAAAATAATGCACTTTCCTCAAGGTTCTTATTTAAAAATGATTTTATAAGACTAAAATCACTAACATTTGGATATAACGTAAAGGAAGACTTACTTGAAACAATGGGAGTGTCTAGTATGAGAGTCTTTCTACAAGGAGATAACGTGTGGACATGGCAGAGTCATAAAGGAATTGATCCGGAGCAAAGTCTGGCGGGAACAACAAACAGTAGGTCATATAATTTAAGAACCATTTCTTTAGGATTTAGTATAGGCTTTTAA
- a CDS encoding putative porin, translating to MRYFFLWVVLVSGTISAQVVNKTDNNRIAEDSVIVDNGKKDSMKIFRPVINDYKFKTQRGEAKIFDTVFSHEKTYIFSQYNNRDNFGKVQFANSGQTFNPLVYETNPQQNLAVLPTGKSFAILGVDDIKYYDVKTPTTTFIYHTAPGSGHVLSSTYTQNIGKDFNFFVNYMGLRAKGIYQRNLSASNNFNAGAHYKNKTGRYELYVHYLNQNVNNEENGGIKTLDQFLGGDSRFNNRLNMEVNLNNTESFFSYRRYYLSHDFGLFRINDAFPLKIRHMLMHEGNKYYYAQNGAESYYTTNAADIIGGFLPSTKKYSKKLTNVVSLVFDREKFKLDAGLKYQNVILGTNQIFMPNNVVDNNTVWKENRLGVEGNLQVKLWNRFDLNSSAEYTTGSTFGNFIRINNKISFIPAEGFAVEGKLNFQSGAPSFNLLVNGSQYRNFNYVNLGFKNQSILEAGGIVRLKWFDASAFLNYFSIGNYAYIDANKQMQQSTSSINITQVGGDATFKYGKFHLNGRVLFQSAINNKDLMPMPGFVGRANVYFQSKVFKDAAEVQAGIKAYYFSKFASREFFPVLNEFVLPSATSGYSIGGKPMMDLYINLKVKSMMFFIEGQQINTTISGNKGFAAPYYPVADFRLNLGIVWYIFS from the coding sequence ATGAGGTACTTTTTTTTATGGGTAGTTTTGGTGTCGGGAACTATATCGGCACAGGTTGTTAATAAGACTGATAATAACAGAATTGCAGAAGATTCTGTTATTGTAGATAATGGTAAAAAAGATTCTATGAAGATCTTTAGACCTGTAATTAACGATTATAAATTCAAAACACAAAGAGGGGAAGCAAAGATATTTGATACGGTTTTTTCACATGAGAAAACATATATCTTTTCACAATATAATAACAGAGACAATTTTGGAAAAGTTCAGTTCGCTAATTCCGGACAGACTTTTAATCCCTTAGTTTACGAAACTAATCCTCAACAAAATCTTGCTGTATTACCAACAGGGAAATCCTTTGCTATACTAGGTGTAGACGATATTAAATATTATGATGTAAAAACACCTACAACTACATTTATATATCATACAGCTCCTGGAAGCGGACATGTACTAAGCTCTACTTATACCCAAAATATAGGGAAAGACTTTAATTTCTTTGTTAATTATATGGGTTTACGCGCCAAAGGGATTTATCAGAGAAACCTTTCGGCGAGTAATAACTTTAATGCAGGGGCGCATTATAAGAATAAAACAGGACGTTATGAACTCTATGTACATTACCTTAATCAGAATGTGAATAATGAAGAAAATGGTGGTATCAAAACTTTAGATCAGTTCTTAGGTGGAGATTCCCGTTTTAATAACAGACTGAATATGGAGGTTAACCTGAATAATACAGAAAGTTTCTTTTCTTACAGAAGGTATTACCTGAGCCATGATTTTGGTTTATTCAGAATTAATGATGCCTTTCCTCTGAAGATCAGACATATGCTGATGCATGAGGGAAATAAATACTATTACGCTCAGAACGGAGCAGAAAGCTATTACACAACCAATGCCGCAGATATTATCGGTGGTTTTTTACCATCAACAAAAAAATATTCTAAAAAGCTGACTAATGTTGTAAGCTTGGTGTTTGACAGGGAGAAATTTAAATTAGATGCCGGACTGAAATATCAGAATGTAATTCTGGGCACTAATCAAATCTTCATGCCGAATAATGTTGTAGATAATAATACAGTCTGGAAAGAAAATAGATTAGGAGTAGAGGGGAATTTACAGGTTAAACTCTGGAACAGATTCGATCTTAATTCCTCCGCAGAATATACTACAGGAAGCACATTTGGAAACTTCATTCGTATAAATAACAAAATTTCCTTTATACCGGCAGAAGGTTTTGCTGTAGAAGGAAAACTAAATTTCCAATCCGGAGCACCATCATTCAACCTGCTGGTGAACGGATCTCAATATAGAAATTTCAACTATGTTAACTTAGGTTTCAAAAACCAAAGTATTTTAGAAGCCGGAGGTATTGTAAGACTAAAATGGTTTGATGCATCAGCATTTCTTAACTATTTCAGTATTGGAAACTATGCCTATATTGATGCTAACAAACAAATGCAACAGTCAACTTCATCCATTAATATTACTCAGGTAGGTGGAGATGCAACTTTTAAATACGGAAAATTCCATTTGAATGGAAGAGTATTGTTCCAGTCTGCAATTAATAATAAAGATCTTATGCCAATGCCAGGCTTTGTTGGACGTGCAAATGTATATTTCCAGTCCAAAGTATTCAAAGATGCGGCTGAAGTTCAGGCGGGGATTAAAGCATATTACTTCAGTAAATTTGCTTCCAGAGAATTTTTCCCGGTACTTAACGAGTTTGTGCTGCCAAGTGCTACATCAGGCTATTCTATAGGAGGGAAGCCTATGATGGATTTGTATATTAATCTGAAAGTAAAAAGCATGATGTTCTTTATAGAAGGACAGCAGATCAATACAACAATATCAGGGAATAAAGGTTTTGCTGCGCCATATTATCCGGTTGCCGATTTCAGGCTTAATTTGGGTATAGTTTGGTATATTTTTTCATAA
- the fabD gene encoding ACP S-malonyltransferase, whose product MKALVFPGQGSQFVGMGLDLYDSRKEIKDLMESANDILGFDILSTMFKGTDEDLKKTKVTQPAIFIHSVAAVKAVDALGAQMVAGHSLGEFSALVANGVLSFEDGLRLVSKRALAMQAACDANPSSMAAILGLDDDKVEEICASVEGIVVPANYNCPGQLVISGETKAVEEAMVKLKEAGAKRALLLPVNGAFHSPLMQPAQEELAEAINTTKFSKPIIPVYQNITTTAVSDPDEIKANLIKQLTGPVKWTQSVRNMIKDGATNFVEVGPGKTLQGLIKKIDSAVETSSAF is encoded by the coding sequence ATGAAAGCATTAGTATTTCCTGGACAGGGCTCGCAGTTTGTTGGAATGGGACTGGATCTTTACGATAGCCGTAAGGAAATTAAAGATTTAATGGAGTCGGCTAACGATATTCTGGGATTTGATATTCTTTCCACGATGTTCAAAGGAACAGATGAGGATCTGAAAAAAACTAAAGTAACACAACCAGCTATTTTTATTCACTCCGTAGCAGCCGTTAAGGCTGTAGATGCATTGGGGGCGCAAATGGTTGCAGGACATTCTTTAGGAGAATTTTCAGCTTTAGTAGCAAATGGAGTTCTTTCTTTTGAAGATGGACTGCGTTTGGTATCTAAAAGAGCTTTGGCAATGCAGGCTGCTTGTGATGCGAATCCTTCTTCCATGGCCGCTATATTAGGTTTGGATGATGATAAAGTTGAGGAGATCTGTGCTTCTGTAGAGGGTATTGTTGTTCCGGCTAACTACAACTGCCCGGGGCAATTAGTAATCTCCGGAGAAACTAAAGCGGTTGAAGAAGCTATGGTAAAGCTAAAAGAAGCTGGAGCTAAAAGAGCTTTATTATTACCGGTAAACGGAGCTTTCCATTCACCATTAATGCAACCTGCACAGGAAGAACTGGCAGAGGCTATTAACACTACAAAATTCAGTAAGCCTATTATTCCGGTTTACCAGAATATTACAACTACTGCAGTTTCTGACCCTGATGAAATTAAAGCGAACCTTATTAAGCAGCTGACTGGCCCGGTGAAATGGACACAGTCTGTAAGAAACATGATAAAAGACGGAGCTACTAACTTTGTTGAGGTTGGACCAGGTAAAACCCTGCAAGGGTTAATAAAAAAAATAGATTCGGCAGTCGAAACATCTTCTGCATTTTAA